A single window of Streptomyces griseoviridis DNA harbors:
- a CDS encoding ABC transporter ATP-binding protein gives MEAQRGWVRRLAGYAWRYPKDVVLALGSSLAGMAVLAVVPLITKVIIDDVVGDHTRSMAPWAGALLAAAGAVYVLTYIRRYYGGRLALDVQHDLRTEMFTTITRLDGRRQDELSTGQVVGRATSDLQLIQGLLFMLPMTIGNVLLFVISLGIMAWLSPPLTLVALAVAPALWWIARRSRSRLHPATWYAQAQAAAVAGVVDGAVSGVRVVKGFGQEEQETGKLREVSRRLFAGRLRTIRLNSRYTPALQAVPAFGQVAMLAFGGWLAVRGHITLGTFVAFSTYLAQLVGPVRMLAMVLTVGQQARAGTERVLELIDTEPSMSDGTKTLPADAPATVEFDDVSFGYADGRPVLSGLSFEIGAGETLAVVGSSGSGKSTVSLLLPRFYDVGHGAVLVGGHDVRELTLASLRSAIGLVPEDSFLFSETVRDNIAYGRPDATDEQIREAARAAQADRFISELPDGYATKVGEHGLTLSGGQRQRVALARAILADPRLLVLDDATSAVDARVEHEIHEALKQVMRGRTTLLIAHRRSTLALADRIAVLDAGRLADLGTHEELQARSALYRRLLTDPDELGGVSPGHPRPAARPEDTSVRDELDAAFDAERGVTPRLWTGDRAPKDTALSGMPATPGLLAQVDALPPATDTPGIDEGHAVRAEDSYGLRRLLRGFRLPLLISLALVAVDAGMGLLLPVLIRHGIDQGVTAMAIGAVWAAALLGLAAVLVQWAAQIGETRMTGRTGERVLYSLRLKIFSQLQRLGLDYYERELTGRIMTRMTTDVDALSTFLQTGLVTAFVSVVTFFGIMVALLAIDVQLALVVFATLPPLVVATYFFRRASVKAYELARERVSVVNADLQESVSGLRIVQAFGRERDGGARFADRSDSYRQARVRGQWLISVYFPFVQLLSSVAAAAVLITGAGRVDDATLTTGALVAYLLYIDLFFAPVQQLSQVFDGYQQATVSLGRIQELLQEPTSTKTADEPLDVLSLRGDIAFEDVHFAYGTDEEAISGVDLRIPAGQTVAFVGETGAGKSTVVKLVARFYDPTGGRITVDGTDLRALGLTSYRHRLGVVPQEAYLFQGTVRDAIAYGRPDATDAQVEAAARAVGAHEMIATLDGGYLHEVAERGRNLSAGQRQLIALARAELVDPDILLLDEATAALDLATEALVNQATDRLAGRRTTLVVAHRLTTAARADRIVVMDRGRVAEDGTHAELLAREGRYARLWRTFVGSSDDEPGEPVLAPQLP, from the coding sequence GTGGAAGCGCAACGGGGATGGGTACGGCGACTGGCCGGATACGCCTGGCGGTATCCGAAGGACGTCGTCCTCGCTCTCGGCTCCTCGCTGGCGGGCATGGCGGTCCTGGCCGTCGTCCCGCTGATCACCAAAGTGATCATCGACGACGTCGTCGGCGACCACACCCGGTCCATGGCGCCCTGGGCCGGGGCGCTGCTCGCCGCCGCCGGCGCCGTGTACGTCCTCACCTACATCCGCAGGTACTACGGCGGCCGGCTCGCCCTCGACGTCCAGCACGACCTGCGCACCGAGATGTTCACGACGATCACCCGGCTCGACGGCCGCCGCCAGGACGAACTCTCCACCGGGCAGGTCGTCGGCCGCGCCACCAGCGACCTCCAGCTGATCCAGGGCCTGCTGTTCATGCTCCCGATGACCATCGGGAACGTCCTGCTCTTCGTGATCTCCCTGGGCATCATGGCGTGGCTCTCCCCGCCGCTCACCCTGGTCGCCCTCGCCGTCGCGCCCGCGCTGTGGTGGATCGCCCGCCGCAGCCGCTCCCGGCTGCACCCCGCCACCTGGTACGCGCAGGCCCAGGCCGCCGCCGTCGCGGGCGTCGTGGACGGCGCCGTCAGCGGCGTCCGGGTCGTCAAGGGGTTCGGGCAGGAGGAGCAGGAGACCGGCAAGCTCCGCGAGGTCAGCAGGCGGCTGTTCGCCGGGCGGCTGCGCACCATCCGGCTGAACTCCCGCTACACCCCCGCCCTCCAGGCCGTGCCCGCCTTCGGGCAGGTCGCCATGCTCGCGTTCGGCGGCTGGCTCGCCGTACGCGGACACATCACGCTCGGCACGTTCGTCGCGTTCTCCACCTACCTCGCCCAGCTCGTCGGCCCGGTGCGGATGCTCGCCATGGTCCTCACCGTCGGCCAGCAGGCACGGGCGGGCACCGAACGCGTCCTGGAGCTGATCGACACCGAACCGTCCATGAGCGACGGCACGAAGACCCTGCCCGCCGACGCGCCCGCCACCGTCGAGTTCGACGACGTGTCCTTCGGCTACGCGGACGGCCGCCCGGTGCTCTCCGGACTCAGCTTCGAGATCGGGGCGGGCGAGACCCTCGCCGTCGTCGGCTCCTCCGGCTCGGGCAAGTCCACCGTCTCACTGCTGCTGCCCCGCTTCTACGACGTCGGCCACGGCGCCGTCCTGGTCGGCGGCCACGACGTCCGCGAACTGACCCTGGCCTCGCTGCGGTCCGCCATCGGCCTGGTCCCCGAGGACTCCTTCCTCTTCTCCGAGACCGTCCGCGACAACATCGCCTACGGCCGCCCCGACGCCACCGACGAGCAGATACGCGAGGCGGCCCGCGCCGCCCAGGCCGACCGTTTCATCAGCGAGCTGCCCGACGGCTACGCCACCAAGGTCGGCGAACACGGACTGACCCTCTCCGGCGGCCAGCGCCAGCGCGTCGCCCTGGCCCGCGCCATCCTCGCCGACCCCCGCCTGCTCGTCCTCGACGACGCCACCTCCGCCGTCGACGCCCGCGTCGAGCACGAGATCCACGAGGCGCTCAAACAGGTCATGCGGGGCCGCACCACCCTGCTGATCGCCCACCGCCGCTCCACCCTCGCGCTCGCCGACCGCATCGCCGTCCTCGACGCCGGACGCCTCGCCGACCTCGGCACCCACGAGGAGCTCCAGGCCCGCTCCGCGCTCTACCGGCGGCTGCTCACCGACCCCGACGAGCTGGGCGGCGTCTCACCCGGCCACCCCCGGCCCGCCGCCCGCCCCGAGGACACCTCCGTCCGCGACGAACTCGACGCCGCGTTCGACGCCGAACGCGGCGTCACCCCCCGCCTGTGGACCGGCGACCGGGCCCCCAAGGACACCGCCCTGTCCGGCATGCCCGCCACCCCGGGGCTGCTCGCCCAGGTCGACGCGCTGCCCCCGGCCACCGACACCCCCGGCATCGACGAGGGCCACGCCGTCCGCGCCGAGGACTCCTACGGACTCCGCCGCCTGCTGCGCGGCTTCCGCCTCCCGCTGCTGATCAGCCTCGCCCTCGTCGCCGTCGACGCCGGCATGGGACTGCTGCTGCCGGTGCTGATCAGGCACGGCATCGACCAGGGCGTCACCGCGATGGCGATCGGCGCGGTCTGGGCCGCCGCGCTGCTCGGCCTGGCCGCCGTCCTCGTGCAGTGGGCGGCGCAGATCGGCGAGACCCGGATGACCGGACGCACCGGCGAACGCGTCCTCTACTCGCTGCGCCTGAAGATCTTCTCCCAGCTCCAGCGGCTCGGGCTCGACTACTACGAGCGGGAGCTGACCGGCCGGATCATGACCCGGATGACCACCGACGTCGACGCCCTGTCGACGTTCCTCCAGACCGGCCTGGTCACCGCGTTCGTCTCGGTCGTCACCTTCTTCGGCATCATGGTCGCCCTGCTGGCCATCGACGTGCAGCTCGCGCTCGTCGTCTTCGCGACGTTGCCGCCGCTCGTCGTCGCCACCTACTTCTTCCGCCGGGCCAGCGTCAAGGCGTACGAACTCGCCCGCGAACGCGTCTCGGTGGTCAACGCCGACCTCCAGGAGTCGGTGTCGGGCCTGCGGATCGTGCAGGCCTTCGGACGCGAACGCGACGGCGGCGCCCGGTTCGCCGACCGCAGCGACAGCTACCGCCAGGCCCGCGTCCGCGGCCAATGGCTGATCTCGGTCTACTTCCCGTTCGTCCAGCTGCTGTCGTCGGTCGCCGCGGCGGCCGTCCTGATCACCGGCGCGGGCCGGGTCGACGACGCCACCCTCACCACCGGCGCGCTGGTCGCCTACCTGCTCTACATCGACCTGTTCTTCGCCCCCGTCCAGCAGCTCTCCCAGGTCTTCGACGGCTACCAGCAGGCCACCGTCTCGCTGGGCCGCATCCAGGAACTCCTCCAGGAGCCCACCTCCACCAAGACCGCGGACGAGCCCCTCGACGTGCTCTCGCTGCGCGGCGACATCGCCTTCGAGGACGTCCACTTCGCGTACGGCACCGACGAGGAGGCCATCAGCGGCGTCGACCTGCGGATACCGGCCGGGCAGACCGTCGCGTTCGTCGGGGAGACCGGCGCGGGCAAGTCGACGGTCGTCAAGCTCGTCGCCCGCTTCTACGACCCGACGGGCGGCCGGATCACCGTCGACGGCACCGATCTGCGCGCCCTCGGCCTCACCTCCTACCGGCACCGGCTCGGCGTCGTCCCGCAGGAGGCGTACCTGTTCCAAGGCACCGTCAGGGACGCCATCGCCTACGGCCGCCCGGACGCCACCGACGCCCAGGTGGAGGCGGCGGCCAGGGCGGTCGGCGCCCACGAGATGATCGCCACGCTCGACGGCGGCTATCTGCACGAGGTCGCCGAGCGCGGCCGCAACCTCTCGGCGGGCCAGCGCCAGCTGATCGCGCTGGCCCGCGCCGAACTCGTCGACCCGGACATACTGCTCCTCGACGAGGCGACCGCCGCCCTCGACCTGGCCACCGAGGCCCTCGTCAACCAGGCGACGGACCGGCTGGCCGGGCGCCGCACCACGCTCGTGGTGGCGCACCGGCTGACCACCGCGGCGCGCGCCGACCGGATCGTCGTCATGGACCGCGGCCGGGTCGCCGAGGA
- a CDS encoding esterase-like activity of phytase family protein, producing the protein MRLRTVLASTAAALAAATCLTAAGPAPAAATPAGGGRCSPSVTLDRFSDALDKTTFQGTFVGNLSALAVDRDGSLAALSDRSSLFALDARTLAPRAVTVLADEHGAELDSEGLAVDRDGTRLITSETEPSIRRYSRDGRILDRLPVPPSLQVAPEGRATANLTFEGLTLLPGGRTLLASMESAISGDSAGTVRFQTWRRGKGGHFGLGAQYAYRTDAGLGVPEVQATPDGRLLVLERGFTAGVGNTVRLYLADPRHATDTSRIEHLTGQPRVRPIAKTLLADLADCPTLGATAKQPQPNPLLDNIEAMAITGRDRGTLHVLLASDDNQNPAQTTRFYRLRVRTA; encoded by the coding sequence ATGCGCCTGCGAACCGTACTCGCGTCCACCGCCGCGGCCCTGGCGGCGGCCACCTGCCTGACCGCCGCCGGACCCGCCCCCGCCGCGGCCACCCCCGCCGGCGGTGGCCGCTGCTCGCCCTCCGTCACCCTCGACCGCTTCTCCGACGCGCTCGACAAGACGACGTTCCAGGGCACCTTCGTCGGGAACCTCTCCGCCCTCGCGGTGGACCGGGACGGCTCCCTCGCCGCCCTCTCCGACCGTTCCTCGCTCTTCGCCCTCGACGCCCGCACCCTCGCCCCGCGCGCGGTGACCGTCCTCGCCGACGAGCACGGCGCCGAGCTTGACTCCGAGGGCCTGGCCGTGGACCGCGACGGCACCCGCCTCATCACCTCCGAGACCGAGCCGTCGATCCGCCGTTACAGCCGCGACGGCCGGATCCTCGACCGCCTCCCCGTCCCGCCGTCCCTCCAGGTGGCCCCCGAGGGCCGCGCCACCGCCAACCTCACCTTCGAGGGCCTGACACTGCTGCCCGGCGGACGGACCCTGCTGGCGTCCATGGAGTCCGCGATCAGCGGCGACAGCGCGGGCACCGTCCGCTTCCAGACCTGGCGGCGCGGCAAGGGCGGCCACTTCGGGCTCGGCGCCCAGTACGCCTACCGCACCGACGCCGGGCTCGGCGTCCCCGAGGTCCAGGCCACCCCCGACGGCCGCCTCCTGGTCCTGGAACGCGGCTTCACCGCGGGCGTCGGCAACACCGTCCGCCTCTACCTGGCCGACCCGCGCCACGCCACCGACACCAGCCGGATCGAGCACCTCACCGGCCAGCCCCGGGTCCGCCCGATCGCCAAGACCCTGCTCGCGGACCTCGCCGACTGCCCGACCCTGGGCGCCACCGCCAAGCAGCCCCAGCCCAACCCGCTCCTCGACAACATCGAGGCGATGGCGATCACCGGCCGCGACCGGGGGACCCTGCACGTCCTGCTGGCCAGCGACGACAACCAGAACCCGGCCCAGACGACCCGTTTCTACCGCCTGCGCGTCCGCACCGCGTAG